One genomic window of Pungitius pungitius chromosome 11, fPunPun2.1, whole genome shotgun sequence includes the following:
- the fxyd3 gene encoding phospholemman, with protein MSKIGALLLMTLVSLGFAEEQNLGEDPFTFDYYRLRVGGLILAAVLCLIGITILFSGHCRCKFNQDKRRRTGSNAQQMLSEQGRSGEC; from the exons ATGTCAAAGATCGGTGCTTTGCTGTTGATGACAC TTGTGTCCCTTGGGTTTGCGGAAGAACAAAACT TGGGAGAGGACCCATTTACCTTTG ACTACTACAGGCTGCGTGTTGGGGGCCTGATTCTAGCTGCTGTCCTCTGTCTCATTGGCATCACCATCCTGTTCA GTGGCCACTGCAGGTGCAAGTTCAACCAGGACAAGAG gaggaggacaggaagcaATGCTCAGCAGATGCTCTCCGAGCAAG